Proteins from one Mycobacterium sp. EPa45 genomic window:
- a CDS encoding 2-oxo-4-hydroxy-4-carboxy-5-ureidoimidazoline decarboxylase, which translates to MLLHQGIGLEAFNELPDRKAVHALYECCNSVTLARDLTRGRPYADRTELFRRADDLLFSLSESSIDDILQAYPHVGRRPGSTKSQAEQCSVWDSSPEVMAELTAAVDAYSAHFGFGFVMHIGGLAREACAKSVIAAVRDRMHHDPETERKVVCNELARINRSRLERMLGPEGGYDNWG; encoded by the coding sequence GTGTTGTTGCACCAGGGCATCGGTCTCGAAGCCTTCAACGAGTTGCCGGACCGCAAGGCGGTCCACGCGCTCTACGAGTGCTGCAACAGCGTGACGCTGGCCCGCGACCTGACGCGCGGCCGCCCCTATGCCGATCGCACCGAGCTGTTCCGCCGGGCCGACGACCTGCTGTTCTCGCTGTCGGAGTCCTCCATCGACGACATCCTCCAGGCGTATCCGCATGTCGGGCGTCGACCGGGCAGCACGAAGTCGCAGGCCGAGCAGTGCTCGGTGTGGGACTCCTCGCCGGAGGTGATGGCCGAACTGACCGCAGCGGTCGACGCCTACAGCGCACACTTCGGTTTCGGTTTCGTCATGCACATCGGCGGTCTGGCTCGTGAGGCCTGCGCCAAGTCGGTCATCGCGGCCGTGCGCGACCGGATGCACCACGACCCCGAAACCGAACGCAAGGTCGTGTGCAACGAACTGGCCCGGATCAACCGCAGCCGGCTCGAGAGGATGCTCGGTCCTGAGGGCGGCTACGACAACTGGGGTTAA
- the dacB gene encoding D-alanyl-D-alanine carboxypeptidase/D-alanyl-D-alanine-endopeptidase translates to MSPTRGWRWAHVVLAVAVIVLVAAVVAIAAVLTHDDTSIAQAPPGHALVTASPGVVPVSDSAPVPTAAGLTAALAMPVADPNLGNVTGRVTDATTGDQLWEHRADVPLLPASTNKTLTTGAALLALNRDERVTTTVVAADQTRQPGVVVLVGGGDPILSAAPAGQETWYRGAARISDLADQVRKSGITATAVQVDDSLYSGPDFAPGWDPADIDGGDIAPMQSVMIDAGRIQPTTVDSARSRTPALDAGRALATALGVDPAKVTMAPGPPTGRQLASVLGAPLIERLRQMMNASDNVMAESIAREVAKATGRPMSFAGAVDAISNKLSGAGVDMTGAALFDSSGLSTLDRLTAKTLDEVVQAAAGPDQPAMRPLLDVLPIAGGSGTLSDRFLGGDPNVSSAGWLRAKTGSLTAINSLAGVVTDASGRVLTFAFISNDAGPMGRVALDALAGVLRTCGCGS, encoded by the coding sequence ATGAGCCCGACTCGCGGGTGGCGCTGGGCGCACGTGGTGCTCGCCGTGGCGGTGATCGTGCTGGTCGCGGCCGTTGTGGCGATAGCCGCTGTCTTGACCCACGATGACACCAGCATTGCGCAGGCACCGCCCGGCCATGCGCTGGTGACCGCCAGTCCGGGCGTCGTCCCGGTGTCGGATTCCGCGCCGGTGCCCACCGCTGCCGGCCTAACGGCCGCACTGGCGATGCCGGTCGCCGATCCCAACCTCGGCAATGTCACCGGCCGGGTCACCGACGCGACGACCGGCGATCAGCTCTGGGAGCACCGCGCCGACGTGCCGCTGCTGCCGGCGTCGACCAACAAGACGCTCACGACCGGCGCCGCCCTCTTGGCGCTGAACCGCGACGAGCGGGTCACCACGACCGTCGTCGCGGCGGACCAGACCCGCCAGCCCGGGGTCGTGGTGCTCGTCGGCGGCGGTGATCCGATCCTGTCGGCCGCACCGGCGGGCCAGGAGACCTGGTATCGCGGCGCGGCGCGGATCAGCGACCTCGCCGACCAGGTGCGCAAGAGCGGAATCACCGCGACGGCGGTCCAGGTGGACGATTCCTTGTACAGCGGGCCGGATTTCGCGCCCGGCTGGGATCCCGCCGACATCGACGGCGGCGACATCGCCCCGATGCAGTCGGTGATGATCGACGCCGGCCGGATCCAGCCGACCACGGTCGATTCGGCGCGGTCGCGGACCCCCGCACTCGACGCCGGACGGGCCCTGGCCACCGCGCTGGGCGTCGACCCGGCCAAGGTCACCATGGCACCTGGGCCACCGACCGGCCGGCAGCTCGCCTCGGTGCTGGGCGCGCCGCTCATCGAGCGGCTGCGGCAGATGATGAACGCCTCGGACAACGTGATGGCCGAGTCGATCGCCCGCGAGGTCGCCAAGGCCACCGGCCGCCCGATGAGCTTCGCCGGGGCGGTCGACGCGATCAGCAACAAGCTGTCCGGCGCCGGCGTCGACATGACCGGCGCCGCACTGTTCGATTCGAGCGGGCTGTCCACCCTGGACCGGCTGACCGCGAAGACGCTGGACGAGGTGGTCCAGGCCGCGGCCGGACCCGACCAGCCGGCCATGCGGCCGTTACTGGACGTCCTGCCGATCGCCGGCGGCAGCGGCACCCTGTCGGATCGTTTCCTCGGCGGCGACCCCAACGTTTCCTCGGCCGGCTGGCTGCGCGCCAAGACCGGGTCGCTGACGGCGATCAACTCGCTGGCCGGGGTGGTCACCGACGCCAGCGGCCGGGTGCTGACGTTCGCCTTCATCTCCAACGATGCCGGGCCGATGGGCCGGGTAGCACTCGACGCACTGGCCGGCGTGCTGCGCACCTGCGGGTGCGGCTCATGA
- a CDS encoding PE-PPE domain-containing protein: protein MGIVRRAVESVAVGCAGCLVLAGPALLSPSGFAQAAQTPPTSAGVLNDLKAGSHPALSDARISTSSTSWLIDDLGVPTGAVLVNTPGTDDKTLYPRIDPMRGNLDTAIVEFPQSLFPVVSGQSGAWLPIFAPTYDESVNLAIDHNLQTMRGLQAATDNPYVVYSGYSQGADAVGDATEQAYAAGLLDPSRTQIVLVSDPRSPWGIKQWAAGHPLVSVMADLIGATADGARNPADTGVDLQVTSVIIVGDPVANFQWVWYRPLASLVVDVAGFLAIHSNMGPECYATVDQIEDKELFYSQDGKTTYAVYHAQHPLTQVVEIAAGAVGFHLSDTQVHQLNEFNNWLYPLQQPSPERAASTAPVTSTRPTANSVDNQASDPLVGSQPQGVERSVGSALPRAARPPARQFAGTRGQAKQARSAAPADPAPANSGRGDLLGKPDRNRKSAGTARPGRPDPRDGVNAA from the coding sequence ATGGGCATCGTCAGGCGGGCCGTCGAGTCCGTTGCCGTTGGATGCGCGGGGTGTCTGGTTCTGGCGGGCCCGGCCTTGCTGTCCCCCAGCGGCTTCGCCCAGGCCGCCCAGACCCCGCCGACGAGCGCCGGGGTGTTGAACGATCTCAAGGCGGGCAGCCACCCCGCACTGAGCGACGCCAGAATCAGTACCAGCAGTACCAGCTGGCTCATCGACGACCTCGGCGTGCCCACCGGCGCAGTGCTGGTGAACACCCCGGGTACTGACGACAAGACGCTCTACCCGCGGATTGATCCAATGCGCGGCAATCTGGACACGGCCATCGTCGAGTTCCCCCAATCCCTGTTCCCGGTCGTCTCCGGCCAGTCCGGCGCCTGGCTGCCGATCTTCGCGCCCACTTACGACGAGTCCGTGAACCTCGCCATCGACCACAACCTGCAGACCATGCGGGGGCTGCAGGCGGCCACCGACAACCCCTATGTCGTGTACTCGGGCTACTCGCAAGGCGCCGACGCTGTCGGCGATGCAACCGAACAGGCCTACGCGGCCGGGTTGCTCGACCCGAGCCGAACCCAGATCGTGCTGGTATCCGACCCGCGCAGTCCCTGGGGGATCAAGCAGTGGGCCGCCGGTCACCCTCTGGTGAGCGTCATGGCCGATCTCATCGGCGCGACTGCCGACGGTGCCCGCAACCCGGCCGATACCGGTGTTGATCTGCAAGTGACCTCGGTGATCATCGTCGGCGACCCCGTCGCCAATTTCCAATGGGTTTGGTATCGGCCGCTCGCCTCACTGGTCGTTGACGTGGCCGGCTTCCTGGCCATTCACTCGAACATGGGTCCCGAGTGCTACGCCACCGTCGATCAAATTGAGGACAAGGAGCTTTTCTACAGCCAGGACGGCAAGACGACATATGCCGTCTACCATGCTCAGCACCCACTGACCCAGGTCGTCGAGATCGCGGCCGGTGCCGTCGGCTTTCACTTGAGCGACACACAGGTGCACCAACTCAACGAGTTCAACAATTGGCTCTACCCGCTGCAGCAGCCCAGCCCAGAACGGGCGGCCTCGACTGCACCGGTGACCTCAACACGGCCTACGGCGAACTCAGTCGACAATCAGGCGTCGGACCCGCTGGTGGGTTCCCAGCCGCAGGGGGTCGAGAGGTCGGTCGGCAGCGCGTTGCCCCGTGCGGCCCGACCGCCGGCGCGGCAGTTTGCCGGCACGCGCGGCCAGGCAAAGCAGGCACGCTCGGCAGCCCCGGCCGATCCCGCACCCGCGAATAGCGGACGTGGGGATCTGCTGGGCAAGCCGGACCGGAACAGGAAATCCGCCGGCACCGCCAGACCTGGAAGACCCGACCCGCGCGACGGTGTCAACGCGGCCTGA
- a CDS encoding inorganic diphosphatase → MQFDVTIEIPKGQRNKYEVDHETGRVRLDRYLYTPMAYPADYGFIEDTLGEDGDPLDALVLLPLSVFPGVIVEARPVGMFKMVDEAGGDDKVLCVPAGDQRWDHIQDIGDVPKDELESIQHFFTHYKDLEPGKFVKGSDWVGRAEAEAEVERSRERFATDGH, encoded by the coding sequence GTGCAGTTCGACGTCACCATCGAGATCCCCAAGGGCCAGCGCAACAAGTACGAGGTCGACCACGAAACCGGACGCGTCCGCCTCGACCGCTACCTCTACACCCCGATGGCCTACCCCGCCGATTATGGCTTCATCGAAGACACCCTGGGTGAGGACGGCGACCCCCTGGACGCGCTCGTGCTGCTGCCGCTGTCGGTGTTCCCCGGTGTCATCGTCGAGGCGCGCCCGGTGGGCATGTTCAAGATGGTCGATGAGGCCGGCGGTGACGACAAGGTTTTGTGTGTTCCCGCGGGCGACCAGCGCTGGGACCACATCCAGGACATCGGCGATGTCCCGAAGGACGAACTCGAGTCGATCCAGCACTTCTTCACTCACTACAAGGACCTCGAGCCGGGCAAGTTCGTCAAGGGCTCCGACTGGGTCGGGCGTGCCGAGGCCGAGGCTGAGGTGGAGCGCTCGCGGGAACGGTTCGCGACCGACGGCCACTGA
- a CDS encoding alpha/beta hydrolase has product MALSLDPELLTLLEPLMAATAALEPPAIGDVATRRERAIPLFQLLAASRDPVDGVEVARHTLPTDDGAELDLAWFFPSAGLSGSAVLYLHGGGMIYSLAETAPAYDAAVRAYVAGSGVPMLLVDYRVAPEHSDPTPVEDCYSALRWLFDNAARLGVDPARIAVAGDSAGGGLAAGVSLLARDRGGPALAAQLLIYPMLDDRTTTPDPRLPTEALTWTYDDNITGWSALLAGDEPSVYAAPARAQDLTGLPPTYIDVGDLDIFRDEDIAYAARLSAAGVPTELHVHPGCPHAWEALAPTAAVSKRVVADRIRRLRAI; this is encoded by the coding sequence GTGGCTCTGTCGTTGGATCCTGAACTACTGACCCTGCTGGAGCCGTTGATGGCGGCGACCGCCGCTCTCGAGCCGCCCGCGATCGGTGACGTCGCCACCCGCCGGGAACGGGCGATCCCGTTGTTCCAGCTGTTGGCCGCTTCCCGGGACCCGGTTGACGGCGTCGAGGTGGCGCGGCACACGCTGCCCACCGACGACGGCGCAGAGCTGGATCTGGCGTGGTTCTTCCCCAGCGCGGGACTGTCCGGCAGCGCCGTCCTGTACCTGCACGGTGGCGGCATGATCTACAGCCTGGCCGAGACCGCTCCGGCCTACGACGCGGCGGTGCGGGCCTATGTCGCCGGCTCCGGTGTTCCGATGCTGTTGGTGGATTACCGTGTGGCGCCTGAACATTCGGACCCGACTCCAGTCGAGGACTGTTATTCGGCGCTGCGCTGGCTGTTCGATAACGCGGCGAGACTCGGAGTGGACCCGGCCCGGATCGCTGTCGCCGGCGACAGTGCCGGCGGCGGCCTGGCCGCCGGGGTCAGCCTGCTGGCCCGTGACCGCGGTGGCCCGGCGCTGGCCGCCCAGCTGTTGATCTACCCGATGCTCGACGACCGCACCACCACCCCGGATCCGCGGCTGCCGACCGAAGCGCTGACGTGGACCTACGACGACAACATCACCGGCTGGAGCGCGCTGCTCGCCGGCGACGAACCGTCGGTGTACGCCGCGCCGGCCCGCGCGCAGGACCTGACCGGCCTCCCGCCGACCTACATCGACGTCGGAGACCTCGACATCTTCCGCGACGAGGACATCGCCTATGCGGCACGCCTTTCCGCCGCCGGGGTGCCCACAGAGTTGCATGTGCATCCCGGTTGTCCGCACGCCTGGGAGGCGTTGGCGCCTACCGCGGCGGTGTCCAAGCGGGTGGTTGCCGACCGGATCCGCAGGTTGCGCGCGATCTAG